The sequence TTTATTGAAAAAAACGGTATGCTTGTTTCCCAAATATTGCAGCCTTGAATTAGCATAATGAGATttctccacccccccccccccctctctctcaaAACCAGATTTGGGCTTTGAAACCTTCATTGGTGATCTTCTTGGTTGCATAAGAGACAAAAATATTCCACTTCAAAACATGCATTTTGTGGTATGAATGCATTGACCAAGTTTggccaaaaaattcaaactcaCGGGTGCCAGGTATGGCATTATTATTTACTGTTTATTAGGTTGCTGTGACTTAGGTTGTTGAAATCGAATTGTCAAAAATATATGATCTGAagttttcaattctttcaaattatttaattgaatttttctcCCTTTGTTGAATATGTTTGCTGTGTTTGCATcttatttttggataaagttttACTGGAAAATTTGAACTATCAAGTTCTTAATCTCCTCTCCCTAAAAAATTCTCCTCTCCCTCTTTGTCCCTCTTGTGGGCCTCTGTTATAATTGCATAGTACTGCTTATTGTTGGGGTGAAACCTAGATGTACTCACTTGCCACTCCATTTATGCACCAACTAGACTAAGGGTTTGCTCAATCACAAGTTGGGGAAGTAGTGAAGAATGTAAAACGTTTATATGGCTAGTTTATATCCAAATTACGGTTTTTGTTTGGATATTCTTGAACCAGAGTTGTGATGAACTTCATGTGGCCTCAACTCTTTCAATATGTAGTCAGCAGAGTCTTCAGGCATTTTCGATTTTAGTTGATTTAATTATATTAGGTTGCATATATTACTCCACTTATACTCACCTTGAAGACTCTGataacatgaaaataaatttgtgaCAGTGGATCATTTTGCTCTTGATGTGTTGGTTATATCTTGAAACTGTATCTATAACTGCAACTTTGGTATCATACAGAATCTTCTTAACTTCAAATTTTCCTCCTCTTCCCACTTCTAAGTATTAAGCCTAGGCCTTAATGATCGACCAGGGCAGTAATCTAAGCActtttgggtttgaaatttttgtggTAAAAATGGATGGTTAGTGTCATGTTTATTGGGAAGACTTCCATATCCTTAGTATCACATTGTTGTAGCAGAGCCTCAAATGATGGTCATAAGTAAACCTAATCAAGCACGTGAAGTTTAAAGGTGACATACTTAGCATGTACCAAGTTTGGAGAATGGCTTACATTGTAGAAAATTTCCTGAACATACTGAATTTGAAGCTAAATCTTGATAAGTAGTCATGTGTGTTaaagcatttaattttttttcccttcttttttaaaTCAGAACTTACTATTTCAGACTTTCAGCTGCTGCATATGAAACATGGGAAAATGATTATGCCATTTATTGCCACTTTCTGAAGGAAATTAGATATCCATGTATTagttttttatgaaaaatgggGAAGATGATTGACCAAGTTTTATGAGTGTTAGATTCTTGCTAATGTATATCATGCTCGAGTTAGTGCAGATTTTGGACCTGGAAATTTCTCATGAATCCCACAACtttaattctcaaaaataaatgtagatATATTTGAAAAGAGAGGATGGTGGTGGCTTAAAATCTTTTGTTTGCCAAATTATTTGGTGGTCTGCTATTATCGATACAATTAAAGGATAATAGCTAGAAGGGTTGACCATTGAGAAGGTTCAGGAGCTATGTGCTGAAAGGGATAAGCTCAATAAGGAGGTTGATGATTTGAGAAAGGAAACTCCAAAGTCCAAAGTCCTTTTGGAGGAAAGATCTTGATGCTCTGGAGGGGCAACTCGATGTATGActgaaaaattaacaattccttgtgatgatttgtttatttttgtctttctgATTCTTGACTGTTTAGTTTTATGTCATTTAGGAGCTTGAGAAATGTGATGCTTAGTCAGAGGagttaagaaagaaaatgagaggcAAAGCAAGGGGTGAAGCTGCTATGAAGTCTACTAGACAAGCACCCAGGAACCCACGGaagaacaataataagaagGCAAATAATGCAGAATCTGTTGCGGAAGCTGTCTCATCATCTATGGCTGCAATGGAAATTGGTAAGTGTCAAacaattttatgtttattatatgtattagtttttgtttgatttttggtttacaTCTGCTTGATTTACCAGAGAAAGCTCCTGAGGCAGCAAAACCCAAAGGCAGAGAAGTCTCTAGGAAAGCTCCTGCTAAGGtctgtttctgtttctgttaCCATGTTCTATTTTTCCTTGTAAAGGATTTCTCTAGAACTCATGTTGAtattaccttttcttttcagCCGAAAAAGCCAACTTTAGTcttgaataatgatgatgacgacgacgacgacgatgTGCTTAAGATTAAAGAACGACTTGCTGCCTATAACGTTGACTCATCTCCTGATCAATCAGCCGGTAAATgctatattattatatttcattaGACTATTTAATATCATCTTTACACAACTCACCTGTAATGTAAGAAAAATTACAGTGGATGATATGGGGATATTGTTTGCAAACCGAATAATATATGATCTTGTGTGAGAAATTGTGTTTCTATTATTCTtcataaaatcaattataaGAGAACGAAATACTGTAAtgtaaatagataaaaattttccatgttaCAAGCACCAACTAAAATTTCCACTTGAGATTCAGCAGAACTAATAATTAGTTTCTTGTGAATTTTTCCATGATCTTTTACTGCGATCATTAGGAATGTGTTGGAGTGTCTTTTCTGTAAGTATTTGTGAGgtaaatttctctttgtttttatgcCCAACAGCCATGGAGACTGAAGTGCCCAAAGTACCAGCCAAGAAGAAAGAACCTAGCAAAAGGGCTGCTGCTGCACAGAAGAAGAAGCCCTTGGCAACTGTTTCGGAGATATCTaatgatgatgttgatgataatgatattaatgaaattgatgatgatgatgatgaagatagtGAGATAGAAGTTGTAGCTGCTCCAGAAGCCAGGAAAGAGGGCGGGAGAAATCCGGCTGCAAATGCTAAGGCAGTTAAGGCCCCTGCAGCGGCAAAGAAGAGAGGTGCAGCCAATAAGCAGCAGCCTCAGACATTGGGCCAGAAGCTGTTAACTGACATGTTAAAGCCTGCTGAAAATTCTGAGATTTCACCAGAGAAGAAAGTGAGGAAGATGTGGGCATCTCCATTCAACAAGAAAAGTGGTTCTGTGTTGGGGAGGGTTGGTAAGGTAAATGAAGTGactgaaaatgaagaaaattcgGGTTCTGCTTCTACTTCTGCCAGTACTGAAGAAACTATTGAAGTTGCACCAGCAAGAGCAAGACCTCAAAGGGTGAACCGTGCAGAGACAAGGTATGTGACTTCTGGACAAACTTGTTGGAACAGAATATATAAtgtattgaattatatattaataggaACTTTATGCATTTGGATCAAGCCCAATAACGGGTAAGGCTTGAACATGTTGTAGGGTGACTTATGGTTTCTATAATTACACACTCAGGTTCCGATTTTTGATGGCTCGGCAAGTGAATGGGTGAAGGCCATAGAACAAGTTGGGTTAAAGGTGGCCACAGATCAGTGTGGGAACAGTTGTGAAAAAATGGTACCTTATGTGAATGAACCAGTGCATGCGTGGAGGAAAGATTCTTTTGTTGCTGCATTTCCTTCACAAAAGGTTCACATAACTTACGGGATTGACTTCCCACAGGTATGAATATTGCTAGACTGTCAATTtctgaatatatatatgtatatatatttcttggGTGTGTAATTTGAAAATGGAGAAGGTTGGTGCCACTTCTTTGCATTGGTACATTATTGGCTGTTAGAGCATATAAGAATTTATTTCTGGCTTCTAAACTCTTTATGTGTTATCCCTACTGGATGGGGGCCACGAACTAAATAAATGGGATGGCTGTTATTGGTCCATGCATTGCTCCTGTTTTGCTTGCCTTTTATGCTTGTGCAATGGAAAATCTTGTAGGTTGGTTGGGTTGATACAAGTTTTGGGCATTTAACTTGTATAATAACACTTAATGGTCAGATTTGGCATTTCTAAATTTGAGATAGGACTAACTGTCACCAAATATTGGTGAAGTGCCTTTGTGTGCTATTGCTATAATTATCTTATTATTCTTCTTTAGTTATCTACAATGTTGTGAAGCAATGAAACCTTGGTCCTCGGCTATATAGTTGTTCCAAATTATTAGTGTTGGATCTGcattcattttgtttatttttctattgCATATATTCTTTTGTGTGTATCTGGGTTTTACTCAATAGGGGTCGGTACATGAAGTGGCTCTACCTTGAAGAGGTTcctttgtcattaaaaaaaaaaaaatcttctgtgtgtttgtgtgttgaaTGAATTTACTACTCCTAACGCAACAAAgcttagtcccaaatttttggggtcggctatggatcctcaacaagaTTAGTCAAGGTTGGctacatgtattcttttcctccattatATTCTATCTGAAGTCATAGCCTCCATTGAATGATTTTACTGCTAGTAAAAAATAGCAGGCTTAAAATGTTTGGTTGCGGGATTTTCAATTATAGAATTTGGCAGTTGTCATAATCAGTTTATAAGTGAAATGCTTTGTTTAACATAGAATAGGGACcgattatttttcttcttaagaTTGAGTAAAGTTGCTACAATACCTGGTTACTTGGGATTTCTAGTGGTTAGGGTATACTGGAAATGTGATTTGGGTGATTTAGAAGAATGTCAATTTTAACTATTCAGTAGTAGTCTTGTGAGTAATAAAGATAAGATGAGTTGTCTTAATTTacttatacaaaaaaagaaagaaaaagattaattgTCTTAATTTCAATATGGTAatccacatttaaaaaaaaaaaatttatatcgcAGGTGCATGCTATTGGCtgttagtgatttttttttttagaaaattcaaagtacataatgagtctccaattaattaaattcgcatagagatatggaattgttagttgaagatatttttgatattattcgagagaagatattgaatacttaaggaatttttaatcatcaacgggagattattagaatttaataattaggaagaaTAAATTGTGTGGGATTTGTTAGGTGAAATCAATCGCTCTAGATCCAttcttatcatattttttatacgCTTTTAGAATTTTACGTTTTGTATtcgtagatttatttttattaaatagtttaatttaattcagaTAGTAgaacattccatttattttcgattttccaaatagtaattaatttagtgaatttcggtattcaataacatagttaatccctgtgggttcgacattcgttttctaaaaacactttactACTTGTTACGATTCTGTACGCTTGCAGATTATTTTTCGCGAACAAGTTTTTGGCGCCATTGCCGGGGATTAACTATTTGTTATTGATATTGATACTAGCTAGATATTTACTactttggattttattttatttattcaaaaaataaataaattaggtGCATCTtagtttgttttctttcttttcaggaaTTAGAAGTGCATGCCCCGATTTAAATTAGAATAGACACTCTTTGATCTTGAAATTGAAAGAACCTTACGTCAgctcaagaaagaaaagaagaaagtggCCAACACATCTCTATCTAATATGGCCGATCAAGAGCAAAAGGCGTTAAGGGATTATGCTATGTCCCCGGTAAATGGAGCTACATCAAGCATAAGGAGGCCAGCCATACAAGCCAATAATTTTGAGATCAAGCCGACCATCATTCAGATGATACAGCAGACTGTCTAGTTCGGGGGGCTGTCACAAGAGGATCCTAATGTCCATATTGCAAATTTCTTGGAGATTTATGATACTTTTAAACATAACGGAGTGACAGATGATGCGATTCGACTAAGGCTTTTTCCCTTCTCACTTAGGGATAAAGCAAATTTTTGGTTGAATTCTTTGCCACATGGCATCATTACTACATGGGAGGAGTtggaacaaaaaattttagcaaaatatttCCCTCCCGCAAAGACAGCAAAGTTAAGGAATGATATCACCACATTCATCCAATTTGAGGGTGAATCATTATGTGAAGCATGGGAGAGGTACAAAGATTTATTGCGAAGGTGTCCTCATCATGACCTTCCAGCATGGCTTCAAGTTCAAACATTTTACAATGGTCTAGGAGCTACAAACAGGTCTATGGTTGATGCAGCAACTGGTGgagctttaatgaataaaaatcaTGATGCAGCCTATGAACTTCTGGAAGAATTGGCATC is a genomic window of Quercus lobata isolate SW786 chromosome 2, ValleyOak3.0 Primary Assembly, whole genome shotgun sequence containing:
- the LOC115965750 gene encoding DNA topoisomerase 2-like; translated protein: MRGKARGEAAMKSTRQAPRNPRKNNNKKANNAESVAEAVSSSMAAMEIEKAPEAAKPKGREVSRKAPAKPKKPTLVLNNDDDDDDDDVLKIKERLAAYNVDSSPDQSAAMETEVPKVPAKKKEPSKRAAAAQKKKPLATVSEISNDDVDDNDINEIDDDDDEDSEIEVVAAPEARKEGGRNPAANAKAVKAPAAAKKRGAANKQQPQTLGQKLLTDMLKPAENSEISPEKKVRKMWASPFNKKSGSVLGRVGKVNEVTENEENSGSASTSASTEETIEVAPARARPQRVNRAETRFRFLMARQVNG